The Chloracidobacterium sp. genomic sequence CAACGGACAAGCTCCGGCAGGAACGGCGTCAGGTGCGATCTCAACGATTACCTCCGAACGGAATGTGAAAAATGACAGCGGAGAGCTGACTGTCATTATGAAACGCCTACCGGGTGATCCGCGCTCCGGTGAAACGGGACATCTTCTCGTCTCATTGAGCGAGACGGTTCAGGGCGGATTCGGATCGGGGCCGCTTCCGGTCGAAAAGGCCGCAGTCTTGTTTAGCATCACAAGGCCTGACGGTGTGGTAGTTGCCGGGAATATCCCGGCGAAGGAAGAACTGGGCGGTTTGTACCGGGGAACTTATGTTTTTGACAGCGCGGGCGACTACAAAATAGTTTTTTCGATAACCACGGAAGACAACAGGACGTTTTCGTCCGACTTTCCGGTCACAGTATCACGAGCACCGATCCGGACGTCTTTTTGGATCGGTCTTCTGGTCCTGCTTGTTCTTTCTGGGGTTTCTCTCGCGGTCGTCTTTTACGCTTTGAAAAGAAAAGGGGATACTTCTTTCCGGCGACTTGCCCCTGTAGGAGTGGTTGTTCTCACGGTCTTTTTTCTCAGCTCGGTCGCTCTGGCCTATCTTCTTCCGCCTTTTCAGACGCGCGAAACGGCTGCGATTCCGCCAGACGCCTTTTCAACTACAGCGGTTAACGAGTTGCCGAAAGGAACGACGATCACCGTGCCGAAAGAATCGCAGCTACTGTTTGGGATAAAGACTCAGTTGATCGACACGAGGCAAATCACGAGCGGTTTGAAAACCACGGGAGTGGTTAGAGCCCGACCGGATGCCAAAGGAGTTGTGACCGCACAGGTACCGGGAAGGATCGTCCTTAATCAGGCGGTATCTCTAGGTTCTGCTGTCGGTCGCGGCGAACAGATCGGATACGTTGAACAGGTGCTTGACGTTTCGGGACAGACCGGGCTTGAAACGCAAAGACTGGAGGTCGAGGCGCAGCAGCGGGAGGTTGAAGCTCGGAAGCTGGAGTTGCGAAATACAGTTCTTTCGCTACAGTCGCAGCAGGCACAGTCACGAGCCGCGGCAGGGCAAGCAAGGACCCGTCTGGCTCAGGCCCAGCGCGAGCTTCGAAGAGCGCAGAACCTTTTGGAGGTCGGGGCAGTACCGCGAAAGCGTGTCGAAGAAGCTCAAACCGCCGTAAAAGTTATCGAAGATGAAGTAGCCTCAGCTGAGAAACAAGTGGTTTTGTTGGGCGAGCAGATCAAATCCGCCCAGGCCGGACAAAGTATTTTCCGCTCTCCCACCATCAGACAGCCGTTGCGGAATTTCCCGTTAATATCGCCAATAACGGGAATAATCGATCAGATCAAAGCCACGAGCGGCCAGCAAGTCGCGAGCGGGGCGGAATTACTCAACATCGTCAACTTGTCCACCGTCCTTTTAGAAGCTCAGGTTTTTGAGAAAGACCTCACGACGGTTCGAGAATCCACACGGGCAAGTTTTACATCTTCGGCTCTGCCCGGCGAGGTTTAAACGATAGGTACGGCTGACGGTGATGGACGCCTCCTCTCGGTCGGCCAAACCGTTAATGAGCAGACACGAACAGTGCCGGTGATATACGAGGTCAAGAATCCATTCAACCGACTCAAGGATGGCAATTTTATTGAGATCACTATCGACACGAGCGGCAACAGGCAAGTTCTGGCTGTGCCGAAGTCAGCGGTGGTTCGTGAACAGGCAGAGACCTTTGTGTTTGTCTTCGACGGTGGCGAGACGTTCGAGCGGCGTCAGGTCGCGCTCGGAGCGGAAGGTGCGGACTTCTACGAGATCGTGTCAGGTTTAAAAGAAGGCGATCGGGTAGTCATTGAAGGAGTGTATCAGCTGCGGACTACTCAGACGGGTGAATAGGTCAAGAGAAGAGATTGGCGGGGCAAGTAAGCGAAAGAAAAGAATTATGAGAAGAATTTTAGTTTTTGGAACGATCGTATTTATCACAACACTCGGCATCTTTTTAACGGCATGCAATGCCGGGGTAAATTCGCAGGGGATTGGCGACGCAAATGCCGCGAATACGGCTGTCAGCGAGACTAATTCCGCGAATACGGTCGATTCGGATTCAACCTTTAAGGTTGATTTCAAAACGGAACCGGGCCAGATACAGGCCGGTACGGCGGCGACGCTGGTTTTTACTGTTAAGGACAGTAAGAACGCGGTCGTGAAAGACCTACAGGTCGTTCATGAAAAGCCAATGCACTTGCTGATCGTCTCGAACGATCTTGCAGAGTTCTACCACGTGCATCCCGAGCCGACCGCCGACGGTTCATACCGCGTGCAGCACACATTTCCGAACGGCGGCGATTACAAGTTATACGCCGACTTCACACCGCCAAATGCCAAGCAGGTTGTCGAACGGATCGAAGTCAAAGTGGCCGGGGCTGAACGGTCGAAGGTTGCTCTTGTCGCGGATAAGAAGCTTGAAAAGTCGGTCGATGGTTTGAAAGTGGTGATGAAACCGAGTGCAAAGATCGAAGCGGGACAGGAATTGACGCTCGATTTTGCGGCATTCGATGCCAAAACCAACAAGCCCGCTACCGACCTGCAGAATTACCTTGGCGAATTAGCGCATTTCGTCATCATCAGTGAGGATCTCGTTGATTTCGTCCACGCTCATCCGATGGCGAAGGGCGAAAAAATGGACGGGATGAAGATGGACGGCGATAAAGAGGAAAAAGATCATAACGCCGACGGCCATTCACATGGGGCGGATTCGAAAGAGGCGAACAGGCCGAGCGCTTATGAAGTTTCGGCACATACTGCTTTCCCGCGTCCCGGCCTGTACAAGCTTTGGGCTCAGTTTCAGCGCGGCGGAAAGGTCATCAGCATTCCGTTTATCGTAAATGTTCCGGCAGGTTCGGCAAAGGCTGTAAAGGCGGCGAATGTTCCGGCGGGTGCGACAAAGATCACTGTTTCATCGGACGGTTATGAGCCGTCATCAATCTCGGTCGTCAAAGGGCAGCCCGTTAGATTGGCCTTCTATCGAGCCGACGCTGAGAACTGCGGCGGCGAAGTCGTCTTCGCCAAGCAAAAGATCCGAAAGAAACTACCTGTCGGTGAGACAGTCATGGTCGAATTCACCCCAAGCGAGGCTGGCGAGATCGCGTTTGGCTGCGGAATGGACATGCTGCGAGGAAAACTCGTCGTTATTGAGCCATAAGATGTGATAAGGAACAGAATCCCTGTGACATAAAACGCAAATTTCAAGACATGGAACAAAAAATAAGCGACATAGAGCGTAAGCGTAGTCACATGGAATGAAAAATAAGCGATAAGGAACGAAAAATACGCGACATGGAACACGAATTTAGTCACATGGAACAAGAATTAAGCGACTAGGGGAACTACACATGCGAGCAAATTCGCGAGATATGTGACGTAAATATCAAGATTACGAAGAAAAACTGACAGATATTGGAGGAAACATTATGAAAAGATCACTGATTACCCTATTTTTACTTGTTGCCGGCGTCGTTGGCGTCGGTACCATTGCGGCTAGCGTCGAGGCTCACACACGAACGGTCAAAGTCAAAGTTGACAAGAACGGCTTTTCGCCGTCGTCCATCGACATCGAAGCGGGTCATAAACTAAATCTCGTGTTCAACCGTGCTGACAAGAACAACTGCGGCAGCAAGGTCGTCTTTGCAAAGCTGGGTATTACCAAAAATCTGCCGGTGGGCAAAGATGTTGTCGTTAGCATCACGCCGACCGAGGCGGGACAAATATCATTTGCCTGCGGAATGGGAATGTACAAGGGAAGCATCGTCGTTAGCGAGGGCTGAGACAACTCGCCTAAGTTAAAAGGGGGAAGAAAATGAAAACACTATTGTTAACGGCCACGTTGGGGCTGGGAGCTATAGGCTTGGCCGCTTGCGGTCAGACGGGCAGCAACGCTAATTCCATGAATCATAATGCGATGATGACGAACTCGAATTCATCAATGAATATGAACGGCATGGATCACAATTCGATGCCGATAAACTCGAACATGTCGATGGATC encodes the following:
- a CDS encoding efflux RND transporter periplasmic adaptor subunit produces the protein MKRLPGDPRSGETGHLLVSLSETVQGGFGSGPLPVEKAAVLFSITRPDGVVVAGNIPAKEELGGLYRGTYVFDSAGDYKIVFSITTEDNRTFSSDFPVTVSRAPIRTSFWIGLLVLLVLSGVSLAVVFYALKRKGDTSFRRLAPVGVVVLTVFFLSSVALAYLLPPFQTRETAAIPPDAFSTTAVNELPKGTTITVPKESQLLFGIKTQLIDTRQITSGLKTTGVVRARPDAKGVVTAQVPGRIVLNQAVSLGSAVGRGEQIGYVEQVLDVSGQTGLETQRLEVEAQQREVEARKLELRNTVLSLQSQQAQSRAAAGQARTRLAQAQRELRRAQNLLEVGAVPRKRVEEAQTAVKVIEDEVASAEKQVVLLGEQIKSAQAGQSIFRSPTIRQPLRNFPLISPITGIIDQIKATSGQQVASGAELLNIVNLSTVLLEAQVFEKDLTTVRESTRASFTSSALPGEV
- a CDS encoding cupredoxin domain-containing protein translates to MRRILVFGTIVFITTLGIFLTACNAGVNSQGIGDANAANTAVSETNSANTVDSDSTFKVDFKTEPGQIQAGTAATLVFTVKDSKNAVVKDLQVVHEKPMHLLIVSNDLAEFYHVHPEPTADGSYRVQHTFPNGGDYKLYADFTPPNAKQVVERIEVKVAGAERSKVALVADKKLEKSVDGLKVVMKPSAKIEAGQELTLDFAAFDAKTNKPATDLQNYLGELAHFVIISEDLVDFVHAHPMAKGEKMDGMKMDGDKEEKDHNADGHSHGADSKEANRPSAYEVSAHTAFPRPGLYKLWAQFQRGGKVISIPFIVNVPAGSAKAVKAANVPAGATKITVSSDGYEPSSISVVKGQPVRLAFYRADAENCGGEVVFAKQKIRKKLPVGETVMVEFTPSEAGEIAFGCGMDMLRGKLVVIEP
- a CDS encoding cupredoxin domain-containing protein produces the protein MKRSLITLFLLVAGVVGVGTIAASVEAHTRTVKVKVDKNGFSPSSIDIEAGHKLNLVFNRADKNNCGSKVVFAKLGITKNLPVGKDVVVSITPTEAGQISFACGMGMYKGSIVVSEG